GCCCCACCGCTCCTGTTGCCGTCGGGTAACAGAATCCTTGCAAAGCCCCTTCCCTGTCACGCATCGGATCGCTACTCTCACCGGAAGCGCTTCCAATTTCACGGCGAGTGTGACATCGACTGGGGATTCCAGCCCCAGCTTGATCGCTCGGCCGATACCGGAAGCGCTGGCAGATGCACCTCTCCGACGCAACGGAAGGTCTCGTCCATGGCTCAGTTCCGACAATCTCCGATCGTCCGCAGATGGCGCGGCTTGCTGCTCGCGCTCGCGGTGGCGGCCGCGGGGACGTTCACCGCCTCCGCCGCCCACGCGGACACCACGATCTGCGGCAAGTACGACAGCACCGCGGTCTCCGGCGGCCAGTACATCGTGCAGAACAACGAATGGGGCGACACGATCCAGCAGTGCCTGGACGTGACGAACGACGGGTTCTCCGTCACCACCGGCGACCACAACGTCGGCACCGGCGGCGCGCCCGCGGCGTACCCGTCGATCTATGCGGGCTGCCACTACGGCAACTGCTCGACCGGCAGCGGTCTGCCGTTGCAGGTCTCGGCCTTCGGCAACCCGCAGTCCAGCGTCGATTTCGCCACCGCCGCCGGCCAGTGGGACGCCTCCTACGACATCTGGTTCGACACCCAGCCCAACCCCTCCGGGCAGAACGACGGCGAGGAGCTGATGATCTGGGCGAACCATTCCGGCGCGCCCCGCCCCGCGGGTTCGCAGATCGGCACCGCGACGATCGAGGGCGCGACGTGGGACGTGTGGGAGTCCCGGATGAACAACGGCGGGATCGGCTGGAACGACGTGTCCTACGTCCGTGAGAATCCGACCACCGCGATCACCGTGAACATCAAGGACTTCACGAACGACTCGCTCAGCCGCGGCTACATGAGCAGCGCCTGGTACCTGACCAGCGTCCAGTTCGGCTTCGAGCCCTGGCAGGGCGGCCCGGGGCTCGGCGTGAACTCCTTCTCCTTCACCACCAACGGCTCCGGCGGTGGCGGGGGAGGCGGCGGTGGCGGCGGCGAGATCGTCGGCCAGGGCAGCGGCCGCTGTCTGGACATCCAGAACCTCGGCACCGCCGATGGCACCCCGGTGCAGCTGTGGGACTGCGGCGGCGCCTGGAACCAGCTGTGGTCGAACACCGGCGGCCGGTTCGTCAACCCGCAGTCCGGCAAGTGTCTGGACGTGGCGGGCGCCGGTACCGCCGACGGGACGCAGGTCCGGCTGTGGACGTGCAACGGCACCGCGGCTCAGCAGTGGCAGGTCAACGGCAACGGCACCATCACCAACCCCAACTCGGGCAAGTGCCTGGACGCGGCGGGCCAGGGCACCGGCAACGGCACCCTGCTCCAGATCTGGGACTGCTACGGCGGCGGGGGGACCCAGGCCAACCAGGTCTGGTCGCTTCACTGAGTGGTTACTGAGCCCTGCGGTCAGACAGGGCACTGCGACGCCGGGTCCCCACGATTGGCGGGTGGGGCCCGGCGTCGCGGACGTGTGGATCAATATTCTGCGTTCAACTGCGCACTCGACAGTTGCCCGATCCAGTACCCCAAACCGCAGGTAGCGGTGTTGTCGCGGGGCGGGAACGGTTCACCCTACCGGCGTGGTCTGGATACCGGGCCGAGGTTCGCCGACGATGGCTCGGCCCGCGTCGTCCTGCGGCTCCCGCGTTGCTCACCGCAACCCCACGTCAAGGATTGGACCGTGTCATGAACCAGTTTGGCGACAGCCCCCGATTGTCCCGACGCAGGCTGCTGACTCTCGCCGGCGGCGCCGCGGTGGCTTCCGTGGCCGGTATCGGCTTGGCCCAGTCGGCGTCGGCGGCGGCGTCGGCGTCGGCGGGAACCGTGTACGGGATCGACTACTCCGACGCGTCGCTCACCGCCGGCTCGGTCGCCGCGGCCGGCTACGGCTTCGTGTGCCGCTACCTCAGCTGGCTGCCGAACCCGAAGGTCCTCACCCTGTCCGAGGCGCAGGCGCTGACCGCCGCGGGTCTGGGCATCGTCTCCAACTGGGAGTCCGACGGGCTTCAGTCCTGGCAGAACGGCGTCCCCTCCGACCCCTACTCGCAGGGCGCCGGGCACGCGGCCGAGGCGCAGCGGCAGGCGCTGGCCGACGGGATGCCCTCGACGCGGCCGATCTACTTCAGCATCGACTTCGACCTCCAGCCCTCGATGTACTCCGCGCTCAACTCCTACTTCGACGGCGTCGCCTCGGTGATCGGCCGGTCCCGGACCGGTGCGTACGCCGGGTACCACGTCATCCAGGAGCTGTTCAACAACGGGAAGATCGCCTGGGGCTGGCAGACCTACGCGTGGTCCGGCGGGAACTGGGACAGCCGCGCGCAGCTGCGGCAGGTGCAGAACGACATCACGGTCGCCGGCAAGGGCGCGGACCTCGACCAGGCGATGGCCGCCGACTTCGGACAGTGGGGCGGCACGGGCGGCGGCGGGGGCGGCGTCATCCTGCCGTCCTGGCCGAATATCACCGACGGCATGACCGGGCCCAGCGTCCAGGCCGCGCAGTACCTCCTGCGCTACCACGGTGCCTCGATCACCGCCGACGGCCAGTTCGGCCCGTCCACGCTCGCCGCGACCGAGAGCTTTCAGTCCGCGCACGGCCTCGGCGTCGACGGCCAGATCGGCCCGCTGACGTGGTCGGCGCTGATCGTCCAGGTCCAGACGGGGGCCAGCGGCGACGACGTCCGGGCCGCTCAGGTGGAGCTGAACCGGTTCGGCTACGGCCTGACCGTCGACGGCAACTTCGGCTCCGGCACGGCCACGGCCGCCCGTGCTTTCCAGTCCGCGCACGGCCTCGGCGTGGACGGCCAGGTCGGACCGCAGACCTGGCAGATGCTCGTGGGCACCGGGAGCGGCGCCTCCGGCGGCGGCACCGTCGCGCCGCCGTGGCCGAACGTCATCGACGGCGACACCGGGAGCAATGTGCAGGCCGCGCAGTATCTGCTGCGCTACCACGGTGCCTCGATCAGCGCCGACGGCCAGTTCGGGCCGGGCACTCTGGCCGCGGCCGAGAGCTTCC
This portion of the Catenulispora sp. EB89 genome encodes:
- a CDS encoding RICIN domain-containing protein, producing the protein MAQFRQSPIVRRWRGLLLALAVAAAGTFTASAAHADTTICGKYDSTAVSGGQYIVQNNEWGDTIQQCLDVTNDGFSVTTGDHNVGTGGAPAAYPSIYAGCHYGNCSTGSGLPLQVSAFGNPQSSVDFATAAGQWDASYDIWFDTQPNPSGQNDGEELMIWANHSGAPRPAGSQIGTATIEGATWDVWESRMNNGGIGWNDVSYVRENPTTAITVNIKDFTNDSLSRGYMSSAWYLTSVQFGFEPWQGGPGLGVNSFSFTTNGSGGGGGGGGGGGEIVGQGSGRCLDIQNLGTADGTPVQLWDCGGAWNQLWSNTGGRFVNPQSGKCLDVAGAGTADGTQVRLWTCNGTAAQQWQVNGNGTITNPNSGKCLDAAGQGTGNGTLLQIWDCYGGGGTQANQVWSLH
- a CDS encoding peptidoglycan-binding protein, producing MNQFGDSPRLSRRRLLTLAGGAAVASVAGIGLAQSASAAASASAGTVYGIDYSDASLTAGSVAAAGYGFVCRYLSWLPNPKVLTLSEAQALTAAGLGIVSNWESDGLQSWQNGVPSDPYSQGAGHAAEAQRQALADGMPSTRPIYFSIDFDLQPSMYSALNSYFDGVASVIGRSRTGAYAGYHVIQELFNNGKIAWGWQTYAWSGGNWDSRAQLRQVQNDITVAGKGADLDQAMAADFGQWGGTGGGGGGVILPSWPNITDGMTGPSVQAAQYLLRYHGASITADGQFGPSTLAATESFQSAHGLGVDGQIGPLTWSALIVQVQTGASGDDVRAAQVELNRFGYGLTVDGNFGSGTATAARAFQSAHGLGVDGQVGPQTWQMLVGTGSGASGGGTVAPPWPNVIDGDTGSNVQAAQYLLRYHGASISADGQFGPGTLAAAESFQSAHGLGVDGQIGPKTWSALIVQVQQGASGDDVRAAQVELNKFGYGLSVDGSFGSGTDSAARAFQSAHGLGVDGQVGPETWQMLVGS